In Flavobacterium sp. N1736, the following are encoded in one genomic region:
- a CDS encoding rhamnogalacturonan lyase, giving the protein MKNTILLILLFFSYSIFAQRQMENLDRGIIAVKNNNQFFIGWRVLGTDAEDLAFNLYRKSGTKSAVKLNEKPILGATNFVDTKANAKEENTWFVKTVFKGKETDSKGSFTISAESPDKDYMAIVLKPVDGYIPNDLSVGDLDGDGKYDLIVHMTGKAHDNSHTGITDPPIFQAYTLEGKFLWQINLGKNIREGAHYTQFLVYDLDGDGISEFVCKTADGTTDSQNNVVGDATKDWVDRDPNSPVLGKILKGPEYLSVFNGRNGKLITTVDYIAERGDLAAWGGRGGSGGNDTKGNRIDRFTACVAYLDGVHPSVVMCRGYYGRTVLAAWDFKNNKLTSRWVFDSKDAENPYSGMGNHNLTVADVDNDGKDEIIYGSMCVDDNGKGLYTTGFRHGDAIHVSDLDPDIPGLEVFGIHEIENGTTGPGVTLFAAADGKVLFTDSPNEDVGRGVADNIDPTRKGAQCWWSGSPDLHDIKGKAIGKAPTSNNFLIYWDGDTSRELLNANYIDKYNVGRLFTAAGATSNNGTKSTPALSADILGDWREELILRSEDNKELRIYSTTIPTEVRQYTLMHDPQYRLSVAWQNVGYNQPPHTSFYMGKDMKPAPKPNIVLVPVKK; this is encoded by the coding sequence ATGAAAAATACAATTCTACTCATACTATTATTTTTCTCTTATTCCATATTTGCACAACGACAAATGGAAAACCTTGATCGCGGTATTATCGCAGTAAAAAACAACAATCAGTTTTTTATTGGATGGCGTGTTTTAGGAACAGACGCTGAAGATTTAGCTTTTAATTTATACCGAAAAAGCGGTACAAAAAGCGCCGTTAAATTAAATGAAAAACCCATTTTGGGTGCTACAAATTTTGTAGATACAAAAGCAAATGCCAAAGAAGAAAATACATGGTTTGTAAAAACAGTGTTCAAAGGAAAAGAAACCGATTCAAAAGGAAGCTTTACAATTTCTGCTGAAAGTCCGGATAAAGATTATATGGCGATTGTATTAAAACCTGTTGACGGATATATTCCGAATGATCTTTCAGTGGGTGATTTAGATGGTGACGGAAAATACGATTTGATTGTGCACATGACAGGAAAAGCGCATGATAATTCGCATACCGGAATTACGGATCCGCCTATATTTCAGGCGTATACTTTGGAAGGAAAATTTTTATGGCAAATTAATTTAGGCAAAAACATTCGCGAAGGCGCACATTATACGCAGTTTTTGGTGTATGATTTAGATGGCGACGGAATTTCTGAATTTGTCTGTAAAACGGCTGACGGCACAACAGACAGTCAGAATAATGTAGTAGGCGACGCCACAAAAGACTGGGTTGATCGTGACCCAAATTCTCCTGTTTTAGGAAAAATTTTAAAAGGTCCAGAATATCTTTCGGTTTTTAACGGAAGAAACGGAAAACTCATTACAACTGTAGATTATATTGCAGAACGCGGTGATCTTGCAGCTTGGGGCGGCAGAGGCGGCAGCGGAGGAAATGATACAAAAGGAAACAGAATTGATCGTTTTACGGCTTGTGTTGCGTATTTAGACGGCGTTCATCCAAGTGTTGTAATGTGTCGCGGTTATTATGGAAGAACGGTTTTGGCAGCCTGGGATTTTAAAAATAATAAACTGACTTCGAGATGGGTTTTTGACAGCAAAGATGCCGAAAATCCGTATTCAGGAATGGGAAATCATAATCTCACGGTTGCAGATGTTGATAATGACGGAAAAGACGAAATTATCTACGGTTCAATGTGTGTAGATGATAACGGTAAAGGATTATATACAACGGGTTTTAGACACGGAGACGCCATTCACGTTTCAGATCTTGATCCTGATATTCCGGGTCTGGAAGTTTTTGGAATTCATGAAATCGAAAACGGAACTACAGGTCCGGGCGTAACTTTATTTGCTGCGGCAGATGGTAAAGTTTTATTTACCGATTCGCCTAACGAAGATGTAGGCCGTGGTGTGGCAGATAATATTGACCCAACCAGAAAAGGCGCACAATGCTGGTGGTCTGGTTCGCCGGATTTGCACGACATAAAAGGCAAGGCGATTGGAAAAGCACCAACATCAAATAACTTTTTAATTTATTGGGATGGTGATACTTCGAGAGAACTTCTCAATGCGAATTATATCGATAAGTATAATGTTGGACGATTATTTACTGCAGCGGGCGCAACTTCAAATAACGGTACAAAATCAACACCGGCGCTTTCTGCAGATATTCTGGGCGATTGGCGTGAAGAATTGATTCTTCGATCAGAAGATAATAAAGAATTGAGAATTTATTCGACCACAATTCCAACAGAAGTAAGGCAATATACATTAATGCACGATCCGCAATACCGGTTAAGTGTTGCCTGGCAAAATGTAGGGTATAATCAACCGCCGCACACGAGTTTTTATATGGGAAAAGACATGAAACCCGCGCCAAAACCTAATATTGTTTTAGTGCCGGTAAAGAAATAA
- a CDS encoding DUF4450 domain-containing protein, whose protein sequence is MKFIQVKTHYFLIHVCTFLLCSAIVFGQEKPAIRKIHYAPEENSFILKNGTRKFNRALYGSNTGFRVETGDLPEFAMYMPGMGGNFKLGLANETESKWITEASKISTKYVSGIMKYTIEDPILGNGKWFIDVVALKEKEGFIVKVSGNNTSKNTSLIWVFGGATGKKFSRDGDIGADPESVFYLQPQYCTNNKYTLKNDSFLLEYGSESNKEKTGNNKNVSGFFPESKTNIANANNQKTPLELFNSNTESLPVISGKTNAIDEKAKYWLFLAEDSKENYTQKSIAELYEKSVQETQTLANRVKVETPDPYINTLGSALAIAADGIWESPAYLHGAIAWRMYLNAWRGAYTADPLGWHDRAKTHFTSYSKSQVTTPESGPVVFDEEKNLARQKEEMGTSMFSSGYISRSPNKNTVAHHYDMNLVFFDQMLRHFKWTGDVAFMKEMWPTIQRHLNWEKRNFDADNNGLYDSYASIWASDALQYSGGGVIHSSAYNYYANKTVADVAKIINKDVQPFSKEADKILKASNDQLWLSKKGIFAEYKDALGNRLLHDAPGIWSIYHTIDSQLSNPFESYQMLNYVDKQIPHIPISAEGLDKKDLYVISTTNWQPYTWSVNNVALAEQLHTSLAFWQGGQSEKAFKMWESVLIESMYLGASPGGFEQLLYQDAIRGELYRDFADPIGMASRTLVEGLFGIQPDALAKVLKIEPGFPAKWDNASLEIPDISFSFKRENKKEIYHIENRFPTQMNLNLVLNAPFENIQSITINGKIAKYRNISQSIGNPKISIETTYDKKYDIVVNWRGGTIEQMHAKPFYTSGENLNMLIFKSKIISVYDPQSILGEISKEEKMLHSTVNGEGNKVFFVKLKQGEFFWWEPVEVNFKPKIETKIKSSKNNNVEISIKNNTVNRIDGTLISGSEKGNQQNLNLDINEEKTIQIPFHDLVPGTNKLTFKTDSKSELITITDWDIPLNGKNKLETISLSSVFNSKVTDIFNTEYLSPRPKTTTLQLPKQGIGNWCYPNVSVNIDDKGLREKAKTNNHFTTPEGIEFATPSDENQKNIIFTSMWDNFPQSIDIPLNGKASHAYFMMAGTTNPMQSRITNGEITVNYTDGTSEILLLKNPENWWPIEQDYFIDGLAFTTDAPKPPRVYLKSGEISRDFTAFKTIKGFSNYGVDGGVATILDLPLDKNKNLKSLTLKTIANDVVIGLMSVTLMR, encoded by the coding sequence ATGAAATTTATACAAGTAAAAACACATTATTTTCTAATTCACGTTTGTACATTTTTATTATGTTCAGCGATTGTATTTGGTCAGGAAAAACCAGCGATACGCAAAATACATTACGCGCCTGAAGAAAATAGTTTTATTCTAAAAAACGGTACACGAAAATTCAACAGAGCACTTTATGGTTCAAATACAGGTTTTAGAGTCGAAACCGGAGATTTACCGGAATTCGCCATGTACATGCCCGGAATGGGAGGAAATTTTAAATTAGGTTTAGCGAACGAAACCGAGAGCAAATGGATTACGGAAGCTTCAAAAATAAGCACAAAATATGTTTCAGGAATAATGAAATATACCATTGAAGATCCGATTTTAGGAAACGGAAAATGGTTTATAGATGTTGTTGCCTTAAAAGAAAAAGAAGGTTTTATTGTAAAAGTTTCCGGTAATAATACATCAAAAAATACCAGTTTAATTTGGGTATTTGGCGGTGCAACAGGCAAAAAGTTTAGTCGTGATGGTGATATTGGTGCAGATCCCGAATCGGTTTTTTATTTACAGCCGCAATATTGTACCAATAATAAATACACTTTAAAAAACGACTCTTTTTTATTAGAATACGGTTCAGAAAGCAACAAAGAAAAAACCGGAAATAATAAAAATGTATCAGGCTTTTTTCCTGAGTCCAAAACAAATATAGCCAATGCCAATAATCAAAAAACACCTTTAGAATTATTTAATTCAAATACAGAATCTTTGCCAGTTATTTCGGGAAAAACAAATGCAATCGATGAAAAAGCAAAATATTGGTTGTTTTTAGCAGAAGATTCTAAAGAAAATTACACTCAAAAATCAATAGCAGAACTTTACGAAAAATCCGTTCAGGAAACACAAACTCTGGCAAACAGAGTAAAGGTCGAAACTCCTGATCCATACATAAATACACTGGGTTCTGCGCTTGCAATTGCAGCCGATGGTATTTGGGAAAGCCCCGCTTATCTTCACGGAGCGATTGCCTGGAGAATGTACCTCAATGCGTGGCGAGGTGCTTATACGGCAGATCCGTTAGGATGGCACGACAGGGCAAAAACACATTTTACAAGTTACAGCAAATCGCAGGTTACAACGCCGGAAAGTGGTCCGGTTGTATTTGATGAAGAAAAAAACCTTGCACGTCAAAAAGAAGAAATGGGAACCTCGATGTTTAGCAGCGGTTACATTAGCCGAAGTCCAAATAAAAATACTGTAGCGCATCATTATGATATGAATTTGGTGTTTTTCGACCAGATGTTACGCCATTTTAAATGGACGGGCGATGTTGCTTTTATGAAAGAAATGTGGCCCACAATTCAAAGACATTTGAATTGGGAAAAAAGAAACTTCGATGCAGATAATAACGGACTTTACGATTCCTACGCGTCAATTTGGGCAAGTGATGCTTTGCAATACAGCGGTGGCGGCGTCATACATTCTTCGGCGTATAATTATTATGCCAATAAAACGGTTGCAGATGTGGCAAAAATTATAAACAAAGATGTACAGCCATTTTCTAAAGAAGCCGATAAAATCTTAAAAGCCTCAAACGATCAGCTTTGGCTTTCAAAAAAAGGAATTTTTGCCGAATATAAAGATGCATTAGGAAATAGATTGTTGCACGATGCGCCCGGAATCTGGAGTATTTACCATACGATTGACTCCCAATTATCAAACCCTTTTGAGAGTTATCAAATGCTGAATTATGTAGACAAACAAATTCCGCATATCCCGATTTCGGCAGAAGGACTTGATAAAAAAGATTTGTATGTAATCAGTACAACCAACTGGCAGCCTTATACATGGTCTGTAAATAATGTGGCTCTGGCAGAACAATTGCATACTTCGCTGGCTTTTTGGCAAGGCGGACAATCTGAAAAAGCCTTTAAAATGTGGGAAAGTGTATTGATAGAAAGCATGTATTTAGGCGCTTCACCGGGAGGTTTCGAGCAGCTTTTGTATCAGGATGCGATACGTGGCGAATTGTATCGCGATTTTGCCGATCCAATTGGTATGGCGTCACGAACTTTGGTCGAAGGTCTTTTTGGGATTCAGCCTGATGCTTTGGCAAAAGTTTTAAAAATAGAACCCGGTTTTCCTGCAAAATGGGATAACGCTTCCTTAGAGATTCCGGATATTTCTTTTTCGTTCAAAAGAGAAAATAAAAAAGAGATTTATCATATCGAGAATCGTTTTCCAACCCAAATGAACCTCAATTTGGTTTTAAATGCACCTTTCGAAAACATACAAAGTATTACGATAAATGGTAAAATAGCAAAGTATAGAAATATTTCTCAAAGCATTGGAAATCCAAAAATTAGCATAGAAACAACGTATGATAAAAAATATGATATAGTTGTAAATTGGAGAGGAGGAACTATCGAACAAATGCATGCAAAACCGTTCTATACTTCGGGAGAAAATCTTAATATGCTTATTTTTAAATCTAAGATTATTTCTGTTTATGATCCGCAATCTATTTTAGGCGAGATTTCGAAAGAAGAAAAAATGCTTCATTCAACAGTAAACGGAGAAGGAAATAAAGTGTTTTTTGTAAAATTAAAACAAGGAGAATTTTTTTGGTGGGAACCTGTAGAAGTTAATTTCAAACCGAAAATTGAAACCAAAATAAAGTCTTCCAAAAATAATAATGTAGAAATTTCTATTAAAAATAATACGGTAAACAGAATCGATGGCACTTTAATTTCAGGCTCAGAAAAAGGAAATCAGCAAAATCTAAATCTGGATATAAATGAAGAAAAAACGATTCAGATTCCGTTTCATGATTTAGTTCCCGGAACAAATAAACTGACTTTTAAAACAGATTCAAAATCAGAATTAATAACAATTACAGATTGGGATATTCCATTAAATGGTAAAAATAAACTGGAAACAATTTCGCTTTCGTCGGTTTTTAATTCAAAAGTAACCGATATTTTTAATACCGAATATTTGTCACCAAGACCTAAAACCACGACGTTACAACTCCCAAAACAAGGAATTGGAAATTGGTGTTATCCAAATGTTTCGGTTAATATCGATGACAAAGGATTACGCGAAAAAGCCAAAACAAACAACCACTTTACAACGCCGGAAGGAATTGAGTTTGCAACACCTTCAGATGAAAATCAGAAAAATATCATCTTCACATCAATGTGGGATAATTTTCCGCAAAGTATAGATATTCCGCTTAACGGGAAAGCTTCTCACGCTTATTTTATGATGGCAGGAACTACAAACCCAATGCAAAGCAGAATCACAAACGGAGAAATTACAGTAAATTATACAGACGGAACTTCGGAAATTCTACTTCTAAAAAACCCCGAAAACTGGTGGCCAATAGAACAGGATTATTTCATCGATGGTTTAGCTTTTACAACCGATGCACCAAAACCACCAAGAGTGTATCTAAAATCGGGAGAGATTTCAAGAGATTTTACAGCTTTTAAAACCATAAAAGGATTCTCAAATTACGGAGTTGATGGCGGCGTTGCGACGATTTTAGATTTGCCTTTGGATAAAAATAAAAATTTAAAGAGTTTGACTTTGAAGACGATTGCAAATGATGTTGTTATTGGTTTGATGAGTGTCACTTTAATGAGATAA